Proteins found in one Candidatus Bathyarchaeia archaeon genomic segment:
- a CDS encoding DUF2341 domain-containing protein, with protein sequence MKPKTLLIAIALSIALAALAIMAPQEPVKASGEGWLQSWLYRKSHVINSASNAGTNYPIRIKVYYGSGTDSGENVYLGGKCRTDFGDVRFTDDDGTTLLDYWMESKVDGDYAIFRVEVADDLSSNSATIYVYYGNSQATRADHPENLDVFSVREHQTSTSYYPNFRFSKPSASVIRVDSYTGGSSSLGEGYVFIIVPKSYLHGKKVRVYWNQYYSYSDSRDLAISRVLVLDTELLRSQTLSIADITSLFPYIELTHYPGPLGTSGWKGWRTDTSSVINLTTFTSEYVTLLIRVRDGWTGQTVMTDVDWLKILDSSDNVLITYDFSESVVMEQTGTYEDYGLYRKYVSPEPGHGEWGSEEIQPSGAGPLPPTLTSPANNTRFNPGASVVFTWIFSHVNQSESQSAYQFQLDDDSDFSSPVINTGKVTSSATQTQQTLPNTVGLYYWRVRVWDTQNIPSNYSDPRQIIVDRLEVYGAWVSDSRADVGSTQYCYWQLRYDYDDVVFDSSKGSVKVNGESATWNSQESRWEYASTKYSVGLYTYTLTFVDDTYGLTAITGTTELTIVFDRLEVYAYGVSDGRVNVGDSVVAWVKIRYAYDVVELDGSKGSVSIGGISALWSTQNSRWEISVSQSSVCHVDYATPSAVTDSLYGLTAISGSTVQRVVWDRVLVSHSGVTDGRVNVGDQSTVYFVLRYEYDNAPITDGVVYVNGSAASYSPQSGRWEISVSQSSVCSKAYYVSGVSGNAYGITAINHQASYPIVVWDKVLVVSGGVAKQRADVGSPVKVYFVLRYAYDDGLVTSGTVQINGTSASYNGTVERWEALVSRQAVGRFGFAVSSVVDGAYGLTALEDAAGPQYCIWDRIQIYDGGVSDTRHNVGGTVYVWFKARYEYDNATFDGSKGSLLINGTAASWDVVRWLITYSSNSVGRYAFTVSAVQDSQYGLTAFSMAVDTPYAVLDKVLVTISAANTRINIGSQAQISLDAVYAYDGTRFQGYVRLNDTETAKRSAGRWGFTVLAISDDLYGLTVFESNAVSIVWDGLAVYAQSVDLERGLVAVRVKYAYDGLPVEGARVSYAGLTAYTNASGWAVFNAWNITRVPYGTAAYALSEPLYGLTLCAQSLSVQFAKESADTISVSAKAPISNFVFDVVNRKLSFHTSGTAVCHLDGMGRPQKVEVNRAVWEDWVYRDEGNILIIYGLSSYVVVSWPLPPAQPEQPQQPPQYIAMVSLSVRSVDLGVLAPGQTVNFTISVSCNGSASIVGLEFLLKPEWFALKTKLPVTASKGTVELAVELAVPSNVQGKFSVPFKLTAAIEGSTISANGLVNFTVRKPSEGVEGAILAYMADPITIIIVLLTVLVLAAALRRRR encoded by the coding sequence ATGAAGCCTAAAACGCTCTTGATAGCCATAGCGCTTTCCATAGCCCTCGCAGCCCTCGCCATAATGGCGCCTCAAGAGCCTGTCAAAGCATCTGGCGAGGGGTGGCTTCAGAGCTGGCTCTACCGCAAAAGCCACGTCATAAACAGCGCTTCAAACGCGGGGACAAACTATCCGATTCGCATCAAAGTTTACTATGGAAGCGGAACAGACAGCGGGGAAAACGTGTATCTGGGCGGAAAATGCAGAACCGACTTCGGCGATGTTAGATTTACCGATGATGATGGCACTACGCTTTTGGACTATTGGATGGAAAGCAAAGTTGACGGCGATTATGCAATATTTCGGGTTGAAGTGGCTGATGATTTAAGTTCAAACTCGGCAACCATTTACGTTTACTACGGCAATTCGCAAGCCACAAGGGCAGATCATCCTGAAAACTTAGATGTTTTTTCCGTTAGAGAACATCAAACCAGCACTTCTTACTATCCCAACTTCCGTTTCTCCAAACCAAGCGCAAGCGTTATCCGCGTAGACAGCTATACGGGGGGCTCCTCCAGTCTTGGAGAAGGTTACGTTTTCATTATTGTTCCGAAAAGCTACTTGCATGGTAAAAAGGTTAGGGTTTATTGGAACCAATATTATTCGTATAGTGATTCCAGAGATCTAGCTATAAGCAGAGTGCTTGTTCTCGACACCGAGCTTTTAAGAAGTCAAACGTTAAGCATAGCTGATATTACGAGTCTTTTTCCTTATATAGAGCTAACGCATTATCCCGGACCGCTTGGAACTTCTGGCTGGAAAGGTTGGAGGACTGACACTTCAAGCGTTATAAACCTAACCACTTTCACAAGCGAATATGTTACTCTTTTAATAAGAGTTAGGGACGGTTGGACAGGACAAACAGTCATGACGGATGTTGACTGGTTGAAAATTTTGGATTCATCTGACAACGTGCTTATTACATACGATTTTTCGGAAAGCGTTGTAATGGAACAAACAGGAACATACGAGGATTACGGTTTATATAGAAAATACGTTAGTCCAGAGCCCGGTCATGGCGAATGGGGGAGCGAGGAAATTCAGCCGTCAGGCGCGGGTCCACTTCCGCCGACCTTAACTTCGCCAGCCAACAACACCCGCTTCAACCCAGGAGCCAGCGTCGTCTTCACGTGGATTTTCAGCCATGTGAACCAGAGCGAGAGCCAAAGCGCCTACCAGTTCCAGCTCGACGACGACAGCGACTTCAGCTCGCCCGTTATAAACACGGGCAAGGTGACGTCTTCGGCCACTCAGACCCAGCAGACGCTGCCGAACACCGTGGGGCTCTATTATTGGCGGGTCCGCGTCTGGGACACGCAGAACATCCCGAGCAACTACTCCGACCCTCGCCAGATAATAGTGGACAGGCTCGAGGTTTACGGGGCTTGGGTCAGCGACTCGAGGGCGGATGTAGGCTCTACGCAGTATTGCTATTGGCAGTTGCGCTACGACTACGACGACGTGGTCTTCGACAGCTCCAAGGGATCTGTTAAGGTGAACGGAGAATCCGCCACTTGGAACAGCCAGGAAAGCCGTTGGGAGTATGCGTCCACTAAATATAGTGTGGGCTTATACACCTACACGCTAACCTTTGTGGACGATACCTACGGCTTGACGGCCATAACTGGCACTACGGAGCTCACGATCGTTTTCGACAGGCTGGAAGTTTACGCCTACGGCGTTTCCGACGGGCGGGTGAACGTGGGCGACTCGGTTGTCGCGTGGGTTAAGATACGCTACGCCTATGACGTCGTGGAGCTCGACGGCTCAAAGGGCTCCGTGAGCATAGGCGGGATAAGCGCCCTCTGGAGCACGCAGAACAGCCGATGGGAGATAAGCGTTTCCCAGTCCAGCGTATGCCACGTGGACTACGCGACGCCCTCTGCGGTAACCGACAGCCTATACGGCTTGACGGCGATCAGCGGCTCAACGGTCCAGCGCGTGGTCTGGGACCGCGTTTTGGTTTCGCATTCCGGCGTTACTGATGGACGCGTGAACGTGGGCGACCAATCGACAGTTTATTTTGTCTTAAGATACGAGTATGACAATGCGCCTATAACCGACGGCGTTGTCTACGTGAACGGCTCCGCGGCTTCCTATTCGCCTCAGAGCGGGCGATGGGAGATAAGCGTATCCCAGTCAAGCGTCTGCTCCAAAGCCTACTACGTGAGCGGCGTGAGCGGAAACGCCTACGGCATCACGGCAATCAACCATCAAGCGTCCTACCCAATCGTGGTTTGGGACAAGGTCCTCGTGGTGAGCGGGGGCGTAGCCAAGCAGAGGGCCGACGTCGGCTCGCCGGTGAAGGTCTATTTTGTCTTGAGATACGCTTATGACGATGGGCTTGTGACCTCGGGCACAGTCCAGATTAACGGGACCTCTGCAAGTTACAACGGCACGGTTGAGCGTTGGGAGGCCTTGGTTAGCCGGCAAGCTGTCGGAAGGTTCGGCTTCGCAGTATCAAGCGTTGTGGATGGAGCCTACGGCTTGACCGCTTTAGAGGACGCGGCTGGACCGCAATACTGCATCTGGGACAGAATCCAAATCTACGACGGCGGAGTTTCCGACACGAGGCACAACGTGGGCGGAACCGTCTACGTCTGGTTTAAGGCCCGCTACGAGTACGACAATGCGACGTTTGACGGGTCTAAGGGCTCGCTCCTTATTAATGGAACGGCTGCCTCGTGGGATGTTGTGAGGTGGCTCATAACCTACTCGTCCAACAGCGTTGGCAGATACGCCTTCACGGTTTCAGCCGTCCAGGACAGCCAATACGGCTTGACGGCGTTTAGCATGGCCGTTGACACGCCCTACGCGGTCCTCGACAAGGTGCTCGTGACGATTTCGGCCGCCAATACGCGCATCAACATAGGCTCTCAGGCCCAGATAAGCTTGGACGCCGTTTACGCCTACGACGGCACGCGCTTTCAGGGCTACGTTAGACTAAACGATACTGAAACGGCTAAAAGGTCTGCTGGAAGGTGGGGCTTCACGGTTCTGGCGATAAGCGACGACCTCTACGGGCTCACGGTCTTCGAGAGCAACGCCGTTTCAATCGTCTGGGACGGCTTGGCCGTTTACGCCCAGAGCGTTGACTTGGAAAGGGGGCTTGTGGCCGTGAGGGTGAAGTACGCCTACGACGGCTTGCCCGTCGAGGGGGCTCGGGTCAGCTATGCTGGCTTGACGGCTTACACCAACGCGTCGGGCTGGGCTGTCTTCAACGCTTGGAACATTACTCGCGTCCCCTACGGAACCGCCGCCTACGCCTTGTCGGAGCCCCTGTATGGGCTGACGCTTTGTGCTCAAAGCTTGTCCGTTCAGTTTGCCAAAGAAAGCGCCGACACGATTTCCGTTTCAGCCAAGGCGCCCATATCCAACTTCGTCTTCGACGTGGTTAACCGCAAGCTTTCCTTCCACACGTCTGGGACGGCGGTGTGCCACTTGGACGGGATGGGCAGGCCTCAGAAGGTCGAGGTGAACCGGGCTGTTTGGGAGGACTGGGTTTACAGGGATGAGGGCAACATCCTCATCATCTACGGGCTCTCGAGCTACGTGGTTGTTTCTTGGCCTCTTCCGCCAGCCCAGCCAGAGCAGCCCCAGCAACCGCCCCAATACATCGCCATGGTTTCGCTCAGCGTTAGAAGCGTGGACCTGGGCGTGCTCGCCCCTGGACAAACGGTCAACTTCACAATAAGCGTGTCGTGTAACGGCTCGGCTTCCATCGTCGGCTTGGAGTTCCTGCTCAAGCCCGAGTGGTTCGCGTTGAAGACCAAACTGCCCGTCACGGCGTCCAAGGGAACCGTGGAATTGGCTGTTGAGCTGGCCGTCCCGTCCAACGTGCAAGGCAAGTTCAGCGTCCCGTTCAAGCTGACGGCGGCGATTGAGGGCTCGACCATCTCCGCCAACGGGCTCGTAAACTTCACGGTGAGGAAGCCCTCTGAAGGAGTTGAGGGCGCCATCCTCGCCTATATGGCTGACCCCATCACCATCATCATCGTTCTGCTCACGGTTTTGGTCTTGGCTGCGGCTCTGAGGAGAAGGCGTTGA
- a CDS encoding vWA domain-containing protein, whose product MLKAKAISARAKSVAVPKVSSSTVANVIDVANFLSRYISGEQNIVLAPGLYSGFSASKMQTPQGRTYFKINVPSWDKFEIGVKGFDRYRIYRYGVFHEACHVRYTPPILYAVSDPVVHDLVNIIEDRRIEENGVKEWPGYLPERIYATAYGYALRPPVDQIGDRDQRLTEAFMQKYLTGKIKGKLDPSERKLVDEAVKIAEDVLKEFEGDMERGGYGMGARIIRAAEEIKRLLNLQNPMQKKTNSHSPWEDTFTPDYYKSGQHPMSEDDVQKAVEEFVRELKREAKKCKDEKKSPLEITEEDVEKSLEGTAEVKDEYERIQKEEKVDPTLVQWSRAATQGPLIGYRDERFIQAMNTYLQAWREGYLRIVGKTGTTFSVKEYVKHKDEPFVTKLKQTVKRKKILILADFSGSMRDNEDAYKKAIISSLVVLDGIGCNIGFFTFASDPALGSGYYRIKTFEEPKLTKTHLAKIAGLEARYPCTPTATAYSGLLSYTVKHKPDVFITITDGDPDNVQRTYEMVRMLKRHTRMVAYGIANDQGIREKMEKDLKGFGYHKSFAVTDVREIPPKLVQLIIS is encoded by the coding sequence ATGCTCAAGGCGAAGGCCATCTCCGCGAGGGCTAAATCCGTTGCGGTCCCGAAGGTGAGCAGCTCAACCGTCGCAAACGTCATAGACGTCGCCAACTTCCTATCGCGTTACATCAGCGGCGAGCAAAACATCGTCCTGGCTCCTGGATTGTATAGCGGGTTTTCGGCGTCCAAAATGCAAACGCCACAAGGGAGAACCTACTTCAAAATCAACGTTCCTTCGTGGGATAAGTTTGAAATAGGGGTCAAGGGCTTCGACCGTTACAGAATATACCGCTATGGGGTCTTCCACGAGGCGTGCCACGTCAGATATACGCCGCCAATCCTCTACGCGGTTAGCGACCCGGTCGTGCACGATTTAGTCAACATAATCGAGGACAGGCGAATCGAGGAGAACGGAGTCAAGGAGTGGCCGGGCTACCTTCCCGAGCGGATATACGCGACGGCCTACGGTTACGCACTCCGCCCGCCCGTCGATCAGATAGGCGACAGGGACCAGAGGCTCACCGAGGCTTTTATGCAGAAATACCTTACGGGGAAAATTAAGGGGAAGCTCGACCCATCCGAGAGGAAGCTCGTCGATGAAGCCGTAAAGATAGCCGAAGATGTCCTCAAGGAGTTCGAGGGCGACATGGAAAGGGGCGGTTACGGCATGGGAGCACGCATCATACGCGCCGCAGAAGAGATCAAACGTCTGCTCAACTTACAAAACCCGATGCAGAAGAAGACAAACAGCCACTCGCCGTGGGAGGACACTTTCACGCCCGATTATTATAAGTCGGGCCAGCACCCCATGAGCGAAGACGACGTCCAAAAGGCCGTTGAGGAGTTCGTCAGGGAGCTGAAGCGCGAGGCGAAGAAGTGCAAGGACGAAAAGAAGTCGCCGCTGGAGATCACAGAGGAAGACGTGGAGAAAAGCCTTGAAGGAACAGCCGAGGTCAAGGACGAATACGAGAGGATACAAAAGGAGGAGAAGGTGGACCCAACTCTTGTTCAATGGAGCCGAGCGGCCACTCAGGGACCGCTAATCGGGTACAGGGATGAGAGGTTCATCCAAGCCATGAACACCTACTTGCAGGCGTGGCGGGAAGGCTACCTCCGAATAGTCGGTAAGACGGGCACGACCTTCAGCGTCAAGGAGTACGTCAAGCACAAGGACGAGCCCTTCGTCACCAAGCTCAAGCAGACCGTCAAGCGCAAGAAGATTCTGATCCTCGCAGACTTCTCAGGGAGTATGCGAGATAACGAGGATGCGTATAAGAAGGCGATAATAAGCAGCCTAGTTGTCCTCGACGGCATAGGATGCAACATAGGCTTCTTCACATTCGCGAGTGACCCGGCCCTAGGAAGCGGGTACTACCGCATCAAGACCTTCGAGGAGCCCAAGCTGACCAAGACGCATCTTGCCAAGATCGCGGGATTGGAAGCCCGTTATCCATGCACTCCGACGGCGACGGCGTACAGCGGTTTGCTTAGCTATACGGTAAAGCACAAGCCCGACGTCTTCATAACCATAACGGACGGCGACCCCGACAACGTTCAAAGGACGTATGAAATGGTTAGGATGCTGAAGCGACACACTCGCATGGTCGCCTACGGCATAGCCAATGACCAGGGCATCAGGGAAAAGATGGAGAAGGACTTGAAAGGCTTCGGCTACCACAAGTCCTTCGCCGTCACAGACGTCCGCGAGATCCCGCCTAAACTCGTGCAGCTCATAATCTCATGA
- a CDS encoding tyrosine-type recombinase/integrase produces MEITLGPEATEFLGALRTESTRRQYAEALEHFSRYLFNTFGLTISDFLAEAEADLARPSLQKTRFARKALTGFSEYLTLMGKAPKTVNCYVSVIQSLAKYYDIPISLKFVPRPPVRPVNKKHDWTIHEIGRFVELMPDVQSKCIAAIIVQSGLSISDVLALKYGDIREEYEGGKCPLCIAISRQKTNVQFLTFIGEWALSLLRRHLKGRRLSDDDPIFTLARTTVDKYFRKAGRKFGSFKGRNPYSPHSLRAAFSTILRDHQVNDIYVEFWLGHKLPEQQLAYISKSRESWRETYRTLAEPWLTPPNFKTALHV; encoded by the coding sequence ATGGAGATAACCCTTGGACCGGAGGCGACGGAGTTCCTTGGGGCTCTGAGGACGGAGAGCACGCGACGCCAGTACGCGGAAGCCCTGGAACACTTCTCGCGTTACCTCTTCAACACCTTCGGCTTAACCATCAGCGACTTTCTCGCAGAGGCCGAGGCTGATTTGGCGAGGCCGAGCCTTCAGAAGACGCGTTTCGCCCGCAAGGCCTTGACTGGGTTCAGCGAGTACCTGACGCTCATGGGGAAGGCCCCGAAGACGGTGAACTGCTACGTCAGCGTAATCCAATCTCTTGCGAAATACTACGACATCCCGATAAGCCTCAAATTCGTCCCACGTCCGCCAGTAAGGCCCGTCAACAAGAAGCACGATTGGACCATCCACGAAATCGGAAGGTTCGTAGAGCTCATGCCAGACGTCCAGTCCAAGTGCATAGCCGCCATCATCGTCCAGAGCGGGCTGAGCATCTCCGACGTCCTCGCCCTCAAATACGGCGACATCCGAGAGGAGTACGAGGGAGGGAAGTGTCCCCTATGCATCGCCATATCTCGCCAGAAGACAAACGTCCAATTCTTGACCTTCATAGGGGAGTGGGCTTTGTCGCTTCTCCGACGCCACCTAAAGGGCAGAAGGCTCTCCGACGACGACCCCATCTTCACCCTAGCCCGCACGACCGTCGATAAATACTTCCGGAAGGCTGGAAGGAAGTTCGGCTCTTTCAAGGGACGCAACCCGTACAGCCCGCACTCCCTCAGGGCAGCCTTCAGCACCATTTTAAGGGATCACCAGGTGAACGACATCTACGTCGAGTTTTGGCTGGGACACAAGCTTCCAGAACAGCAGCTCGCCTACATCAGCAAGAGCCGAGAGAGCTGGAGGGAAACATACCGCACGTTGGCGGAGCCTTGGCTTACCCCGCCGAACTTCAAGACCGCGTTACACGTGTAA
- a CDS encoding CPBP family glutamic-type intramembrane protease — translation MVKSKRLDISIFLIVFAISITYFILKTYKDPSLFSATLAFSIMASVSLFAALYSKADEPYYENLTLAGLLYTLAAVFGMIAVSTFFVGLFGASVLYFPTVFSSLAVVGGASSIFTAIMGELVFQFAAVATAEELLKFVAYTELKDRYRSVAFAIAIAVGFWAGFHALQAYKNLYYIVPAFICGVILIILLEYTKCVIAPIIAHGAYNTVCVLLTYMQSAVPVEVPWFPTVWTSEDVLLMGLAAMWIAFILLPILTRGRK, via the coding sequence ATGGTGAAGTCTAAACGCCTCGACATATCCATATTCCTAATCGTCTTCGCCATCAGCATAACCTACTTCATACTGAAAACCTACAAGGACCCGAGCCTCTTCAGCGCCACGCTTGCCTTCAGCATAATGGCGAGCGTGAGCCTCTTCGCGGCGCTTTACAGCAAGGCGGACGAGCCCTACTACGAGAACTTGACGCTTGCGGGGCTCCTCTACACCTTGGCGGCCGTTTTCGGCATGATAGCGGTCAGCACCTTCTTCGTCGGGCTTTTCGGCGCCAGCGTCCTATACTTCCCGACGGTTTTCTCGAGCCTCGCGGTTGTGGGCGGGGCGTCCAGCATCTTCACGGCCATAATGGGTGAGCTGGTCTTCCAGTTCGCGGCCGTAGCCACAGCCGAAGAGCTTCTCAAGTTCGTGGCCTACACGGAGCTTAAGGACAGATATAGGAGCGTGGCCTTCGCCATAGCCATTGCCGTGGGCTTCTGGGCGGGCTTCCACGCGCTTCAGGCCTACAAGAACCTCTACTACATAGTGCCAGCCTTCATCTGCGGGGTCATCCTCATCATTCTGCTGGAGTACACGAAGTGCGTCATAGCGCCCATAATCGCCCACGGAGCATACAACACCGTCTGCGTTCTGCTCACCTATATGCAGTCGGCCGTGCCCGTCGAGGTGCCGTGGTTCCCGACCGTCTGGACAAGCGAGGACGTCCTGTTGATGGGCTTGGCGGCCATGTGGATAGCCTTCATCCTCCTTCCCATACTCACGAGGGGTAGGAAATGA
- a CDS encoding dockerin type I domain-containing protein, with amino-acid sequence MALNKRKLMLGGLALLIIGAIMVYAGWSFPYDIKDMNGDGEVDWRDYDVNNDGKVDMLDIVLVARAYGSSAGDDRYNARLDFNQDGLIDDYDLNAIKVYFGEGLSLIGLIGFRLTGERGPVLLFGLALGFIGLAFIVVGAVQKR; translated from the coding sequence GTGGCGCTTAACAAAAGGAAGTTGATGCTAGGCGGCTTGGCGTTGCTCATCATCGGGGCGATAATGGTTTACGCGGGCTGGTCCTTCCCCTACGACATCAAGGACATGAACGGCGACGGCGAGGTAGACTGGCGCGACTACGACGTGAACAACGACGGGAAAGTGGATATGCTGGATATTGTTTTGGTCGCGAGGGCCTACGGGAGCTCCGCAGGCGACGACCGTTACAACGCCCGTTTGGACTTCAACCAGGACGGCTTGATAGACGACTACGACCTCAACGCCATCAAGGTCTACTTTGGCGAGGGCTTATCGCTTATCGGTCTGATAGGCTTCAGGCTTACGGGCGAGAGAGGCCCCGTGCTGCTGTTCGGTTTAGCGCTAGGCTTCATCGGGTTGGCTTTTATCGTCGTCGGAGCTGTGCAGAAGCGCTAA
- a CDS encoding AAA family ATPase: MGVTKLTYSPRAVAVFTYSRKPKNLKPGKVRVLSYRGKRVRVMLDPTGRRLKVLEAPKDLIPVIKKAETLQVSDGSLRVVLKEKAEPKHKPKKPEPAPPEPPKEEEPPKDEKPKKPTPKVEERVVSALSEEQRRKAMFVPVPDKGPIPTPYIDWSQIPDYCKVSDVIYVDYPIPTAPKGLLPELREMFRRSRRYQHKAPVNILIWGPKGTGKSEVVKAFAAETGLPYWHVIGEEGLSSDELIGHWELKDGKSVWVEGIIPKAVRLGGILHFDEANVIDPEVLTRLDELLDSKRQLTIKETGEVIKAHPDLFIVFTMNPPIYEGLKNLPEHIRNRITKRYWLDYPPLDVELKILKEKLGLSDDDLKLPTKTEPIAGKLARDVMDVMKIVSNLRKQTDLSYTPSIRDVQAFVQDLLEGDDFFTAFDRNIKGAYYGEEVDRIEEALRAVRRRE, from the coding sequence ATGGGCGTGACCAAGCTAACCTATTCGCCCAGGGCTGTCGCTGTTTTTACCTATTCGCGTAAGCCCAAGAACCTCAAGCCCGGGAAGGTCAGGGTTTTAAGCTATCGCGGAAAGCGTGTCAGGGTTATGCTGGACCCTACCGGAAGACGACTCAAGGTTTTGGAAGCGCCCAAGGACTTGATCCCCGTCATCAAGAAGGCTGAAACCCTCCAGGTATCGGACGGCTCATTAAGGGTAGTCTTGAAGGAAAAAGCCGAGCCCAAGCACAAACCGAAAAAGCCGGAGCCAGCCCCGCCAGAGCCTCCGAAGGAAGAGGAGCCTCCAAAGGATGAGAAGCCGAAGAAGCCGACGCCGAAGGTAGAGGAGAGAGTGGTGAGCGCCCTCTCCGAAGAGCAAAGGCGTAAGGCTATGTTCGTGCCCGTGCCCGATAAAGGCCCTATACCGACGCCGTACATCGATTGGAGCCAGATCCCAGATTACTGCAAGGTTTCCGACGTAATCTACGTGGATTATCCAATTCCAACAGCCCCGAAAGGCTTGCTGCCGGAGCTACGAGAAATGTTCCGCAGAAGCCGACGCTACCAGCATAAGGCGCCCGTCAACATATTGATCTGGGGACCGAAAGGGACGGGCAAAAGCGAGGTTGTTAAGGCCTTCGCGGCTGAAACCGGGCTTCCGTATTGGCACGTGATAGGTGAGGAAGGCTTATCGTCGGACGAGCTCATAGGCCATTGGGAGCTGAAGGACGGCAAAAGCGTCTGGGTTGAGGGCATCATCCCGAAGGCCGTCAGGCTCGGCGGAATACTTCACTTCGACGAGGCAAACGTCATAGACCCCGAGGTTCTGACTCGCCTGGACGAGCTCCTCGACAGCAAACGCCAGCTAACCATCAAGGAAACCGGCGAGGTCATCAAGGCGCATCCAGACTTGTTCATAGTTTTCACCATGAACCCGCCCATCTACGAGGGCTTGAAGAACCTGCCTGAGCACATCCGTAACAGAATCACAAAGCGGTATTGGCTTGACTACCCGCCCCTGGATGTTGAGCTCAAAATACTCAAGGAGAAGTTGGGACTTTCGGACGACGACTTGAAGCTTCCGACGAAGACCGAGCCAATAGCGGGAAAGCTCGCTCGCGACGTCATGGACGTGATGAAGATAGTCAGTAACCTCCGCAAGCAAACGGACTTAAGCTACACGCCTTCAATCCGCGACGTCCAAGCCTTCGTTCAAGACCTACTCGAGGGCGACGACTTCTTCACAGCCTTCGACCGCAACATCAAAGGCGCCTATTATGGCGAGGAAGTTGACCGTATTGAGGAAGCGTTGAGGGCTGTGAGGCGGAGAGAATGA